The Aphanothece sacrum FPU1 genome includes the window TCTGCTAATGCTGTTGAATTCTTTTTTAAACGCTTAGATTATTATGGTAAAGATGCACGAGCTTTATCGGAAGTTAAAATAGCTGTAGTTGGCAAAAAAACAGCCTCTGTTCTACAAAATTATGGACTCAAACCTGATTTTATTCCCCCTAATTTTGTGGCAGATTCTTTAGTAGAAAATTTTCCAGAATCTTTAAGTCATCAAAATATTTTATTTCCTCGTGTGGAAACCGGAGGACGAGAAATATTAGTCAAAGAATTAACAAAATTTGGGGCCAATGTAGTTGAAGTGGCCGCTTATCAGTCAGGATGTCCCTCAACTATTGACACTGATGCTTGGGATAGGTTACAATCAGGGAAGATAGATATTATTACTTTTGCTAGTTCTAAAACTGTTGAAAACTTTTATCAGTTAGTTCAACAGGCTTTAGAAAAAGAATCTTCACTGAGAATATCAGCGATATTAGAGAAAATCTGCATTGCTTCTATTGGTCCCCAAACCTCTAAGACTTGTTACGAACGCTTAGGAAGGGTAGATATAGAAGCTGTCGAATATACATTAGAAGGGTTAGTAGAAGCGTTAATTAAATCCTATTGTATCGTATTGTAGGGGCGGGTTTAGCTAAAACCTTTGTCACCCAACTATAACAATCATCTCAAAACCCGCCCTGCTTAATTACTCCGACAAACAATAACAGCAACCACTTTGCTAGTCTCTTAGGGACTTCCCCTCTTTGTTGATATTCTCTAGAGTTGCCCTGAATAATAATTCAGATGCCTTGCTCCCTGGAACCTACTTGAGGAAATATAAGTATCTAGATGGGTTGCTGTTATTGCGAGTTAACGAGACAGATAGGAACTTAAACAGGTTATTCTCCTTTGAACGTGTTTTTTGGGCTTGAACTTGCAAGTTTTTCTGCCAGGGAAGCTTTATTTATTTGCTTCATATTATTAATCTAGCATCTTTGTCAGCAAAACGTCAGATTCTTAATGAAAGTTTACAGTTAAGGGATCAAGGGAATCAAAGGGATTGTCTAAGTATATATGTGTATTTTGTTAATTATAGAGATTTATGTGGCAGTGAATACTAAATAGCACAATTAGCTAAAATAGAAGTTAAGAGCTAAACACAATAATCCCATTAATTGTGCCGTAAAAATCAAAAGATACACAGCAATTTTAGGGCGTAAAATAATAAATAATAACCCAATATTTTTAATATCAATTAGAGAACTCAATAGTAAAAAAGTCAGGTTAGAACCATAGAGAAAAGTAGACATCAAGGGATTAATAACATAAGGGGCCCATAGAGAACCCACAGAGGCAACCATGCTAAACAACACCATGACCAGCATTTGATTAACTGGGGTTTGGGCCCAGTCCAACAGTTGACCTTGAGGGAGAAAAACTTGAATAGCAGTAACGATCGCACAGCCTAAAATTAATATACTTCCGAGTTCGAGAAATTCCTGAATCAGACTTTCTCCAAACAAGAGACAGCGTTTTGGCCAAGTTAGAGGTATCTCAGTAGTTGCCGTATATTCATAGATTAAATTACCGGCCCGATGGAGAGGTTGAGAAGTTTGGGAAGGCAGAAGATAATTACCTGAAGATAACAAGGTAGAGCGCATTTCTAGCCCAGAATTTCTTGGAATAGACTCATAGG containing:
- a CDS encoding permease, encoding MPQLSYAYTLFLSNVIASLPFLLFGIMVSSGLLVFVNEHDFLAKLPRNRILGAIVGSSLGMVLPVGQYGNIPVTRRLLLQGVSIPLSISFLIASPVINPFVIWISWQVLGTHPRLLFLRIFSAWLIGIIMGLIFSTYGDKTYESIPRNSGLEMRSTLLSSGNYLLPSQTSQPLHRAGNLIYEYTATTEIPLTWPKRCLLFGESLIQEFLELGSILILGCAIVTAIQVFLPQGQLLDWAQTPVNQMLVMVLFSMVASVGSLWAPYVINPLMSTFLYGSNLTFLLLSSLIDIKNIGLLFIILRPKIAVYLLIFTAQLMGLLCLALNFYFS